The Ipomoea triloba cultivar NCNSP0323 chromosome 13, ASM357664v1 genomic interval ACGCGTGCGAATGTCCGATGGGTTGTTTTCAATGACCAAATGCCATTCCGCATTCCGCAACCCCGTACGAAATTTCTTTTTTCCTATCTCGTGACTAATCCATTTCACAGAAAATTCAAGCCAAGCATTGATTATTGACTCcaaatatatgtgtatatactaGACGATAAGTCAATATAAATAATAGGGACCctaaataatatttcaattttgtttttgagaacataatatttcaaattattaaattattagcTGGTGTAGTGTAGCGAAAGTTGAGGTATTGGTAGTACTTTGTGGACATAAGTTGGCTTGGTTAAAGGAGAACGCAATACCCCACTCCGATAGTCTTCACACTCTGACTCGACAGgattataaagtaataaattatCATGTCTTGGAAGTCTTTTGGTGAAAAGATTCATGTTTAGTACCCACAAAAAGCTCATCATATTGATTGTAACTCTGACGTTGTGGCTATCAAGTCTCGATCGTGAATTCTTACTCACAGTTTACTACTTAACTACCAACTGAATATCATGTGGGAGCATAGTGGTTCCTTATCCAACGTGATGAGTGAGTGTAAGAGATGTGTGAATAGCGAAATATAGGGTGACTCATGTATATAAAAGTATAGAAACAAGGTCGTTGGTTATTAAATCTTTCATTAGCTCTCAGCCTGCTCTCATTTCTTTGTTGCGGAGAACGAAAACCCGGCCAATAGGTTTAGTGCGGTTAGTAAAAGATGTCATATCTATTGCCGTTTGGCCAACCATCACATCAACAACTACTACGTGCCATGACTAATCTAAGCACCCAACCGTGATGTACCACGTCAAATCTTCAACATGATATTCCCCGTTTCACTAGTAGAAACAGGACGTTCTACCAACTTGTGCGATTCCAATTCTAATTCACTTATAGTGTATTGACCAAAACAAAGAGTATCATGATCTCAATTACATTCCAAACTAATAACAACTTGAAAGTCGATCTAAAATACCTCTCCTATTATATGGATGTGCATGGTCATGAATAAAAGatcatcctcatcctcctcaTCATTTAATGGATGTGACATAACTTGTGCAAGCATCTGAGCAGCAGCTTTTGTATGTTTGTGGTCTCGTTGCATTTGAAATGCCAATAGAGCCATAACGTTTATGGCTAGTAAAAGAAAATGCCATTTGGAGAATGAGGAACCACAACAGTTGATGTGCTCTTGTGGTTCACATAAACAGGCCTTGTCCGATCCATTTTCTCCAAATATTGCAAAGGATATGAATATGATCGATGCAGGAtggaattttaaattaattgagtTGAGTTTTCATAATAGGAGGgttaattggattaaaaataaataaatagtcaataactaaattaataattttgttatagttaatggattatattaataattaactctattttatatttgatacaatcattttatttaaaataatttttatataattaattactaataAAGCATATAATTCAAATTTATCCTTATTTGTCATCTTTACATATATGAAGtacaaatttgaaatttcataAGAAGGTAAATGATTGAATCATGTAGAAGTTTCATACCATAGTCATCTTCCAACTTGGCGGCGTAATAACTTTTCCAGAAGCACAAATAATTCAAGGCACTTACGGTGCTTGAAGAGGTTGCTACATTTTTGGTACGTACAAATTCGTAGTATTCCACACCTCTAGATGGAGTTACTTGCACAATGTTCGCTTTaaagcatccttatcaatatatttttttcgcAAATTTTTAAGAGCTTTTGTAAGTATaatcagaaaagaaaaaataagagaaaaaaaaaacaaataaaaaaaaaacctaaagtTGTCAGGCACATCTGATGCGCCTACTGCACGCGCCTGCATGGACGGTTGCTGTGCGTGAAACGCGCACAACAGCAGAGgattgtaaattattttggttagCTTTTACTGTGTTATTATCCCCCATTACGGAAGattccctctccctctctctcctctctcatgTCAtgttggcttttttttttttatataaaccaCCAAATATGCATCATTGTGGATGCTGTTAAGATACTAGTTTAAATGTGTACAATGTTTTTCGTGCGATCGATATACATTCACcattaaatatgtaaaaatcTACCATATAGTGTTAGAATTgcaccataataaaatgtaataatgcatcacaaaatacaccacacaccaaaaaatATACCACACTACGTACATTACACATAGAGTGCATTTTCGAACATTTTGTGGTTCAATTATACGTACTTAATGGTGAGTGACCGCACAAAAAGCACTGTCCGGATGGAAACCTTATCCGTCAtcttaatatgatttatttatattgtgtagtttgtaaaatttatcaaattgcATATTATCAAGTAGTGATTATGAATTTTCATTAGTGGGCATCATTGGTTTAAtatataagtattttttttttttggaactaaGTACTTTAGGGGTCAAAATTTCAagattgaattaaaatttaaaacaaggAAAAAGTAATACGAAAAAACATagacaaattttgaaaataaaaaattcaacaagCAAGTTATCAAACCAAAGATTCATTGACCACGGAAGAGATTAACTACTTCCCCTCACACCGAGCACTGACAGTCCTAAACTCCTATCTATCTCCGGATTCAAGTCGGAGATGGAGATGTAACGAATGGATCCGTCGATGGCAGCTTCTCCACCCGCATCATCCACCGGTTCGTGGTTTTCCGGCATTGTTCGAGGTCGCTCACAAAGCGTTAAGATGCCTAATAATCCAACCGCTTCCGCCGCCAGCGACTCCGAATCGCCAATTAATCGGAAAAAGCAGTTCCGTGGAGTCCTGTTAAAGTACGGACCTAAGCCTATTCAGGTATGCAGAAAGATTACCGAAGTTGCAGTGTTTTTCTTGCTAATCTTCtctgaaaagtgaaaactatCTGTAAATTTAGTTCCGTAGTGCCTAAGTGTTCCAAGAGCATGGTATTTATGTGCGcaactatgtttttttttttttttttttagaggaGATGTTCAACGATTTGTAAATAGCATCTTCTCTGATTCAGCGATGGTTGGATGGGGACCTGTTAAATGATCCTttgtattaatgtattatgtaCCTTTTCTGACTGTGGAAACAGAATGTGATATCTACGGACTAGGAAGTATGAAGATTGgatttgaattttccttttcaATGTAAATACAATATGGTGCAATTAGCTTACTGCTCAGAATTAATGTGTTTGAGAATAGAGTAAGGGGAATTTGCCAATGCCTGCCTTAGTAAAAGAAATCATACACAACAGTAGTGcataatttcttaaattttaatgtgtCTTGTAGTTTGGTAATGCTGCTAGGGCGCTAGCCATAGCATGACATCCTTTCTAATTATCTGTTGCACTGTTTTGCAGGTAGCTTTCAAGACTGGTGACTACAAACAACAAGTCATTTTCATAGGTGGACTGACAGATGGATTTTTGGCTACTGAGTATGTATTGGAAAGAAGTTTGTGGTGTGTTTCAAGTTGTTGAACTTCTTGTGATTTGTGATTGATGTTGTTGGTATTGTTTAAACTATAGAACTTGGCTTGGAATGTATTTTTCTCCAGAGAAGGTTGATTAATCTTATCTTATATAGTGGTTTCTTAAACTTTGTGCATTCACATAGTTCTTAGATCAATTTGGCGATGGTTACATTAGCCTTGCTGAATGTAAATTATACTAAGAGGCCCGTGAGAAAGACAATATCTGTTTGAAATTTATATGGGAGCTCCTCTACAAATGTGGAACTAGGAAGAGGAGGACAAAATATTTACATGATTTGTACCTTTGGCTCCGTGAGTTATTAGTACATATTTATTGCTTTCGGTACATCCAATGGAGAATGGGGGCACTGGAAATCATTAGTATATTTGACACTATTAATTCAAGAAACAGTATGAAACCTTGACAAACTGAGAAAGGCTCTTGCTGCTCTTGGAGTATTGGTTTATTAACAAAAGACATAATTTTCCACACATTAATAATCTATTGGAATCTTTGGACAAGTTAACTCTTTCTTTTAGGTACAAAATAGGATCTGTCTcactatattttaatgttttgaaGTTTCTGAAGCTAATAGTCTCGATTTTTGCAGATATTTGGAGCCGCTGGCAATTGCTTTGGATAGAGAGAAATGGTCACTGGTCCAATTTCTGTTTTCCTCATCTTATAGTGGATACGGAACCTCAAGCTTGAAACAAGTAAGTAGTTGTTTCCAATCCCTCAGAATGTTGATATTGGCACAATATTAGATGCTTTCCttgatttgattaattatttattatttattacggagtatttattatttatacaatGGTATATACTTGTCTATGAAGTTGGGAATTGGATTCTCTGTTTCAATACTATGATGTTTGTATTTTGATTTGATGGTATCATTGGTATGGGACAGTTTCTCTTGAAGTACAGAGTTGTTTATTGTTACCTATTATATGTAATGTGAAAGAACTATTATTTACAATTCTTCGTTCATTTGTATGTATTAAAGAGATTCAGGCCATTTTCTTGTGATTTCTAAGATATTTCTGTAACATCTTTTTGCTCCTGCTCCCCTATTCACCTTACTGATGTACAAAGAAAGCAGTCCATTCAGCACCAGAACTTGGTTTTTGTTGTTCCAGAGAACACCACGGTTGTCACTTGGCAGTCATTTTACCATGTTTAGCTGTTCAAAGCATTTTTGTGAAAGAAGTTGTGTGATTTTTTCCATGCTTGATACTCTAAATCTGTCCAAGATATTCTAACCTCTGGCTATTATGACTATTCATCCGGTGATAACTTTCTACTCCAAGTTCTTGCAAAGAAATAACCATCTAACTTATTCTTAAATTTAGTTTTACTGCCAGATGGCCCATATGCTTGCACTTTGTGTCTGTTAAATTTCTTTATTAGAGTGAACATTTGAGCAAGTTTTTTCTTTGTATCCTTTGTTAAATTGCTTTCTTCTAGCAAATGGTTGTGTGACCTTTTTTCCTTGTAATTGTCTGTAAAATTTCTTTCTGCTTATAATACCTGAAGGATGCCATGGAGCTTGATCAGCTGATAAATTACTTGATAAACAAGGAAGACTCTGAGGGTGTGGTACTTCTTGGACACAGTACTGGATGTCAGGTAGTCAATCCTTtctttttattgtaattttgaaaTGATAAAACTATAAAAGCTTTATATTAGAATCCATCTTCTAAGTAAAGAGCATCTCATGCAATTAGAGCTCAGAATGACAACTCTATTTGCCTTTGAACTTAGGACATTGTGCATTACATGCGTACCAATGCTGCATGCTCTAGAGCAGTTCGTTCAGCCATTTTGCAGGTAATACACctcaaaaatagaatttatgtTGCTTCATTTGGTATGTGTGTTTTCATCACATCTTGCTCAACTTCACTTGACTTCATAGAATTAATCAATGGTTTCATCTATGCTTATGTCCTTTTTATGGGTGTCTAACTTGCTTACTTGCCATgttttagaaaatgaaaattttcaattgaagAACCTTCTTCCTTGGTTTCTCTGTGTCTGTTCTAAGGGGCTAACTGGTGTGTTCATCTCTCTAGCATTCCCTGTTCCCTTCAACTGAACTAGCAACCTCAAATCAAAGCACAATATGTGATGCAGGGGTACTTGAAAGGCTTGCATTATTTTCTGGCCCTTAACTGAGTGTCTTGCCTCGGATACAGAGACACAGAATGCAGGCATTTTGCTGCCTGTGAATCTTAAAATAGTTATAATATTGCCATTTATGACTCAATGTTGCTAATTTACAAGTTCATGCTATCCAGTTCTGCTGTTATTTTCTTTCATTACAATGTGccgtttttttttggtacaGGCTCCAGTTAGTGACCGTGAATACAGAGCGACTCTTCCTGATACCGCTTCAATGATTGATTTGGCCTCAAAGATGATAAGTGAAGGTCAAGGATCAGAACTAATGCCAAGGGAAGCAAATCCAGATGCTCCTATAACTGCCTATAGGTTAGGTCACACCTTGAACTATTATTTCCCTCATCTAACATTAGCTGTTGGTTTGTAAACTGTcacatttcattatttattacttttattgcCTTGGTTGTTGAATTAGTTGCTTGTTCTTGGGAGAGATCAATATATGCAGAGCCAAAGGGATCTGAGTTTATCTTTTATGCATGAGATATCAAAGAATGACTTTTATGAAAGTCAAtggaaattgaatttaaatagcAGTATAATAGTACAGAGGAACTCTTTAAACAAATAAACTTTAAGAACaggaacaataattttttagcTTAACCTTTCTACTCAACTTTATACCAAACTTCTTGAGAACTAGGAGCATAGGAATGCATGATGTGTAGGTCTACAGATAACAGAATACACCATTCCTAAactttaaatttcaaatattcTGCTTTCCCTATGAACAAACTCCTTTCTCTATTCCTCATCACTGCCTTCATAAAAACTATTTTGCAGATATCACTCACTTTGTGCCTACAATGGTGATGATGACTTATTCAGTTCAGACCTAAGTGATGATCAGCTGAAACAAAGACTTGGTCACATGTGTAACACGCCTTGTCAGGTATTATCTGTGTTCCCATTTTCAAAAAAGATTGCTTCTTCTGGACTGTAACAATTTGAGAAATGGAGTCATGATTATAATCTTTCATGTTTCCTTAACAAATTGTAAATGGTTAATGGTGGGCAACACATATTTCATCTCTCTTTTGCTCCAAATGGTTAATGGTGGGCACTGATTGAGAAGCCTTTTCTTCAGGTGATCTTTTCCATGGGTGATGAATATGTTCCGGATTATGTTGACAAGAAAGCATTGGTCGATAGGCAAGCACATTAATCTTTATCATGTTTTTTGTCTTTCCCACTTTGTAATGACAGCGATGCCAAGTATACTTTGCCTCTCACATGTCCTTAAATCCATTCGCACAATAGCAGATTACTCAATTGTTTCCTCTTGCCTATGCATTTTGAACTGCACAGGCTATGCAGAGCAATGGGTGGTGCTGAAAAAGTTGAAATCGAGCACGGAAACCATTCTTTATCAAACCGAGTTGAAGAAGCTGTCCAAGCCATAGTGAACTTTGTCAAGAGAGAAGGTCCTAGTGGGTGGGATGACCCTTGGAGTTGAATGGTCACTTTGCACCTTCTTCCCCTCATCACTGAATTGTTTATTGTGTCTAGTGTTGTATCCTTGTGCATTGTCTCATTACTTAAACTGTTTTCATCTCTGTACATCATTACACTTTACAGGTTTGTTTTGGACATATTTGCAGTTCTTAGTAAATctattctatactttctctatcTGTTGCAACCCAAAGAGTCAATAGTCAATACCTCACCACTGAAGTTTGATCATGTGACCTTCCTTCAAGGAAAATTACAGAGGTGTCATCTGAGCAAATATGTTTGATATATATGTCTCTAGTTTAGAAGTAGTGAAAGGCCTTAAGTTTGGGTtggaacataaaaagaaaatgagtcAAGGCATACAACATTGATTATGACTTATGGGTGTCAATGAGTCGAGGCATACAACATTGATTATGACTTATGGGTGTGACACCCAAATAGGAAAACTGGCCCCCACTTTAATTAATACCATACCAAATGGAAGCTTTTGATTGCTTTGGATCAAAGTCGGATTCGTTAGAAAACATCATTAATGCATCAAAATTTATACAACTTGCATtcctttctatttttaataatttatatttttacgaTTAAACTAGTACCCCTTTAATCTCATAATTATTTTGGTAACTGTCCttgttaccaattaattaaCTCATACATGATGCATGTTAACATTCTTGCATAAACTTTGTGTACGTAAAAAAATAGGCAATGACTTCTTTGTGCGCAAAAGTATAATGGTTGAGATGGAAATCTCAAGGGCTGCTCGAACAACTGACGATTTAAATCCTCTAACAACTCTAGGGACAGGATCTTGGGCGAAGTTGATGAT includes:
- the LOC116001621 gene encoding UPF0613 protein PB24D3.06c; amino-acid sequence: MDPSMAASPPASSTGSWFSGIVRGRSQSVKMPNNPTASAASDSESPINRKKQFRGVLLKYGPKPIQVAFKTGDYKQQVIFIGGLTDGFLATEYLEPLAIALDREKWSLVQFLFSSSYSGYGTSSLKQDAMELDQLINYLINKEDSEGVVLLGHSTGCQDIVHYMRTNAACSRAVRSAILQAPVSDREYRATLPDTASMIDLASKMISEGQGSELMPREANPDAPITAYRYHSLCAYNGDDDLFSSDLSDDQLKQRLGHMCNTPCQVIFSMGDEYVPDYVDKKALVDRLCRAMGGAEKVEIEHGNHSLSNRVEEAVQAIVNFVKREGPSGWDDPWS